DNA sequence from the Falco biarmicus isolate bFalBia1 chromosome 5, bFalBia1.pri, whole genome shotgun sequence genome:
CCAGTCTCTCTTTATCATGAAGTGgaaatcttttttaaagcagttgaaaaaacaaaaaaaacacacaaacaaaaaacctgttatttttttctccgttctttcttctttttaaacaaagaatatCTCATTGCTCCTTACAAGGTAGTCTTTCCTTAAGAGacaattaaaataatcctttaaaaaaatttaaatactaaTCAGGATGTCACTTACATGTTAATCCAATAATTATCCAAATTATTTCTAGTTAGATATTTGCTCTAGAGTTCACAGCAGAATTTCTGTTGATTTCTGCTAGTCGAGAGTTTCAGAACACATGGCCAAGATGTTTTGAAAGGTTTGATCCCGCAACACTtgctcagaaagcagttctgctgaaatAAGATTAAATACTCTGacttaattttcaaaagttaGGTCTGGCCCTCATTTTAGAAATAGTatttgtggggcttttttgtcTTACTAGACACAACTAGTAACAAAAtcttttgttactgttttttgtttaacagaGTACCTTTTAATACATCTCatacttcagtttttctggTAATTTTGAAGAGTGACTATTTCCAATACAGGAATTaaattttgttcaaaaagtaaatacatgcaaatgcaaagcatttctatattttgtgtttcagCAATAAAGCTTTCTTTCAGTGCTAAGAGCCCACACAATTTATGTAATCTACAACAAACTTTTCAACCATCTAACCTATTTGAAAAGGCAAACGAAGAGTATAGACattcatagaaaaaaattaaattggttttgaaaatatatgCAGTCAGACaaatttcacaggaaaaagaactAAAGTAAAAGAACATGGGTGAATATATGCAGTTTACTTATTGaattgcaaatgcaaagggaaatgaaaggCTCATCATGATGCATATACAGTCAAGCAGTTATGGTAATGGCAACATGTACATTCAGACCACTCTTGGCTCTCATTTCTTGTCAGACAGATATCTAGGTATTTGAAACGTGCTTAAGATTTCTCTGGTGCATATCAAGTTTATTTTAACTCTAGCATATAACCACATATGATACATGAAACATAACTTGAATACTGAGCAGTGTTAAATGACTACCGTTAAGAAAACAACATTCTTCAGAATCAcgaaaattaaaaaaatacatctgttttgTATACATGATACTGTAAGAGACAGATTCATGTAGTCATTAAACCTGTTCTGATTGTAACTGTAGGATGTAAAAAGTATTCACTGTTGGCTGTATGATGGACAACGGAACATCCAGATGTGAATAAGTGCCTACAGCCTCTTTACAAAAGCCATTTTGTGTTACTTGCTAAATAGAAATGGAGCATTCCTAATGCCATTTGTCTTCCATtagctcttttttccttttaattaacaATCAGTTCCTTTGGTTGTGCTTATTACTATATATTTATGGAACTTtcatgcacacaaaaaaatcgTTCTGCAGTGAGGTATTCCAACACAACAGAAGCTGGGGAGAGAGCCTGGAGTGTCACCTGAATACTATGAAAGGCACCCGTCAGGCAACTTCTCGGCAAGCCCTAGATCCCACCTTCAAATCCCTGAAGCTGTAGGCTTCTTCCAAAAGCCATACAGGGCAATGACTCTTAAGCAAGCCCACAGCGTTCCAAAATTGCAAACTCAGCTCATTTTCAGAGAAAGACACCTGAGATTCACAGGATAAAGGTGCCTATCTTCACCCCTACCCCAATCTTGAATTCACTGCCAGTCAAGTTTTCAAATTACCAAGGAAACTGAGTAAGGTTTTGATGCATCTGGCTCTGAGTATCTGCAGGAATGAAAGGAAACATGCTGGCAAGAAAAGAATAACCTGTGAAGGGCAGGTTAGAGGTTCAGGCTTTTCAAATCCTGACTACTTCGTGTACGCCCAACAGCAGCGTTACATATATTACAAGCATGCCCTAGGAGCAACAGAGCTTAGCCTGGGATGTTACACCCTGTCCAGGAAGGTCTTGAGAACATTTGCTTCCACTGCTGTTACCCTTGGAACATAGCACTCACTGCTTTCTCCAGTCAGCCAGtttcagatggaaaacaaaatagtcTGTAGTGACAACGTCTGACAgcaaaatgtattattttagcTTAAGGGCAACTTTGCCAAAACCTGCTCCTGCTTCAATAGTCCCCCTTATTCATCAACAGAATCTGTTCTCTGGTGTGAacataacacacacacacacacaaatggaAAGAAGTGGACAGAATTTACTCAGCAGTTGCCCCCACTGCACAAGTCAGAGCGGTGTAGAAACAAAACGAAGAAGCGTACTTAGGCCAGTTGAGATTAGATTACaattaaaaatttcagaagGGTCTCAGACCCAAACTCACAGAGCACCAAAGGACTTCTTTGGGATGGTAAGAGGCAACAGAATAAAACTTGCAATTCATGTCAGTAGTAGTTGCTAATGTAGGCCAGGAGAGCTCTATAAATCAAGTCCCAGCACCCTTTCTACAGGACCATTATACTCGCCATGCAGCACAATTCAATGGCTAGATAAGACAGCTGTGTTTTTGCAATCATCTTTATACCAATGCCATTTATGTGAATATGAATATTTATCAGCACTGAAACTTGTTTTGATCATCCATGTGGCACATTCTctaaagcaatataaaaaaattatttccccacATTTTCGTGATTGTTTTATGATGAATCACATATTAAAGGCATGCtgggaaaaaagctttccttcAATCTAAACTAAAATCCCTTTCAAGGCAGTCTTCCTGTGGGTCTTCCTACATACCCTTCCTGATCTTGGAATAACAAAGACTAATCAGCAACTAAAACAAAACTTAGTTTGAGGCATACATTTTACTAAAACAGATTTTGAGGCTAGTCATaaaatttcttcacatttttcttaaatgctaCAAAATTCCTCTTGTTGACAAATGCGTATCATGCTTTTATTCAACAGAAATGCATTAATATTTAGTTACCTGCACTGTGCTCCTCTCGGGGTTGTGAAACCCACCCTTCTGGGAATCAACAACCACACAACTGCCAACAGCGCAGAGGTCACTGCGGGCCTGGGCCGGTGACCAACCAGTTGGGTGGCCGGGGAATACTACGCGGCCACCATAAACCGTGTTTTGGCAACCGAGCCAGGCAGcttccagccagctcagctgcttcCAAACAAACCCGCAATGCCTCTGTTCGCAGCGAAGGCACGACAATTCTAGTgggaatatttcattttaaagaaacagtatatgtttcctttcctgctctgtTGCCCTCCCCTCAGCTTGCAAGCTGTCAGCCACAGGACACGCAGCTCCCTCACCACTGAGCCACTGCCCCACTCGCGCCCGCCCTGCTAACCCCCTGCACAGCGCCGGCCGCGCTCCAAATACACGGGGTGACCAGTGCTACTCAGCTCTAACAGCCACACAGCCTCTGATTAGAAGCgcaaattttatttcttagtcGAATCTCTTAGCTCTTCACTTCATTAATCGGCTGCGTCTATTCAATAGCCCTTCGGCGCCGCAGCACTcccgccccaccccccgcaAGTACCTGCCCCTTCGcggggggtgggagtgggggggaCTAAACACCCGGCCTGCCGACCCTTTCTCCCCacacctttcccttcccctctcccgCAGACAGGAGGGCGCCACCTCCCCTCAGCGCCTCGGCGACTACCAGCCCCAGAAGTTAGTCCCTCGGCCATGTACCCCCGCAGCTCCTGAGGGGCCGCTGCGGGCCTCGCCGGACTCGGAGCCGGCCCCTTCGGCGTTCACCATCCCTAgggccacccccccacccccccccctcccaggcCTCtatccccgccccccccccccccagccactcACGGGTAGAAGCTCAGCTTGCGCTGGTCCCTGGCGCTTTGGCCCCCTCGGTTCTTGCAGCAGGACGCGGCGCAGTACCGCGGCATGGCGGTGCTCCGCAGCCCGGCGCGGGGCGGAACCACCACGCGGTAGCAGTGGGGACGCGGCGGACAAGAGACACGGCGGCAACAGCCCCGCCTCCGCCCGCCGCCCCttgtgccggggggggggggggggaagccccgccccgcggcggcaGCTGCGGCGGCTGCCGCTCGCGTGCGCGGCGTCACGTGGGGCTGAGCGGCCAATGGCGCAGCGCTTCGTGTAGAAATCGCAGTCGGGGCGCGGGGGAAGCTCTGCGCGAGCGCTGGCGGCGGTGGGGCGGGAGCGGTGCGCGGGGCGCTGAGGGGCAGCGGCCTCTGTGCTGGCGGCGGCGAGCGAGGGCCGAGGTGAGGGGCGGCACggaagggctggggctgctgtggaggGTCTTGGGGAAGGTGGAGGGATGCTGATGAGGGAAAGCGGACGCGGTGGGGCCGGAGCGGTTAGGAGGTGCTGTGGcggctgggggaggggagctgggggcgGTGTGGGAAAGGGAGGACACACACGGACTCGGTCTGGTGCCTTTATTTGCCCTTTGGGCTCTCCCTTCTCGCTAGGCCCGTCTGCTGTGGTCTTTTGCAAGCCTGTTCGACTTGGAGGTAGGGCAGCGTCGCTTAGTGTCGCTGGTATCGTTTGTCGAGCTCTGGCTCGGCCTCGCTTTGTGGTACGGCTCTGGCGAGGTTCAGAGGGGTCTGGCAAGGGAGGATGACGCCGGGGAGGCTCTGTTTCGTTTCCTTGATCTCCAGAAGATGCAGGAGCCTTCTAGATTTGCTTTCCGGTCAGTATAGGAAGCCAAGAAAAATACGAGCCCTGGACTTTGACAGACTCCTGTAGTTAGCTGTGAACTAGGAGACTTGCTTACTCATCCAGTTAGTCGTGATATGAGAAGCGTTGGAGGACTTGGTAACTTTCTTACTGCTAATAAATAGCGCGTAAAAATAATCATATGACGTCGTGATCCCACTGGATAGTGCATTGCAATTCCTGCAGTCAGAGCAGTAGTGATGCTGTGGATTTTCTGAGTATGAGACTTCGTGGATATAAGCATTTCTTAAGATCTTtgttaattacttttaaagagGGATGGAATCGGGCATTTGCATTGCAAGATGGACGTAGAGTCTTATTTTCTATGAGTGACAGATTTTATTCCTAGTACATCATCCTTAAGCATCACTTCAGCATGCAGCTATTGATAAATGTTGATAGACTGGTAAAGAACTGATTATCACCTCTATTATATTTTTGATCGTCGTTAGACAGTATACTACTTACACTATAAGCTGTTGTAGTTGAGAACTGTAACAACTTATTCAACAGAGTTAAATAGTTGATCTGTGTTAATAAAATCTCTAACTTTATTCCTAGATGTACCTAAATAAAATGTAGTTCTTTATAATTGTTAGGAAAGACGTTTTGTGGCATGAGCTGAATGTCAAGAAGTATACAGAATTAATGCATTTTGTAATGTGTTTGAAGTAACTACTGTACATAGCCTGGAAAGTGAAACTTATCTGTCCATTTTTGACTGAGAAACCGAGGGAGAAGAGGCATAAGCAGAATAAGTGTGTTTAAGAGACTTGATTTTGAAAGGGGTTGTGAAAGTAATTAGGGGTGGCAGGGCAGCGGTCAGGCATTTAACAGATTAGTTAATGGTAGCAGCAGTTAAGATGCTGACAGCATAATAAAATAAGtgttttcaaaaatgtaaattgaATAATTGATGATAGTGTCAAAATATGACAATATGTCTTTCTGATCATgttataaatttaaaattctgtttatattGGAGTTCTGTTTGTACTTGATTTTCATTTAAGTTTCATTGAGTTGTTCAAGGGCAGCATTAAAtctacattattttaaaaaatagtgaaACTTAAGtactgattatatttttttttaagtatggtTTAGAAATCTAGTTAAAACTGGGGGAAGTATAGCATAGAACTGTGTTACAGAAAACCTAATGTAAAACtgtagaaaaaggaaaacttcgGTGTAATTCATTATCAAGAATAATAGAAGTTGAGAAGGTTAGGCAGAGCACAAAACTTTGAAGGAGTGACTTGATGTTCTTGGGCTTCAATTAACTTGGATGTTACAAAAGAGGATTTGGCTCTTAATGAAGGGCATAAActactcacttttttttttttagcttttcattGTTCAATAATAGTAGAAGGAAGTTAGCCGTTAGAGAATGCAGCAGGTGATTATACTAGCATGATGCAGGTGTGAGGtaatgaagtaaaataaaaacgATATTATGGGTGAGATAAAGACAGGCCTAAGTCTGTATCTGTAAAGCACATAAGGGAATAAAGTTCTGAAAGTGTGGAAGGATATACATGTGTGTAGTTCCTAGTGCCCAGCAAAGTTTCAGGTTTGTGAAGAGGTGCGAGAAAATACGGGTAAAAACCTTGAAAAGGCATGTACTAAAAATATGTCTGTTATCATGCATGAAGAATACCAAAAAGAACTGTCTGTTTGGTATCTAAGTACGCTGACCAAAATACGATTTGTTTCAACTGCTGTTCCTTAACACTTGATACCATGCAGGCTGCTAGCCAAATAAATGCTTAAGAGGGCACGGGTACGTTAATTTTatgagctttttgcttttgcctcACAACATTTACTTTAGCCCCCTGACTTAACTGTTAgaaattggggtttttttcccatttttggtGCTtgggatttaattttctttagagGATATGGACTTCTGTTAAAGGCTTAATTGTCGTATGTACCTGGTATCCAAAGGTTTTGAAATCTGTGACGAACGTTTGGGCCTCATACTGTCTAAAAGTATTCTAACTAATGGTCCTCAGACTGTAAGGTTAGCTTATTCAGCTTTCAGGAAGGTAATACCATTCATCTCTCCGAGTTGTACGGTATACTCAAATCAGTGTAAGCTGGTCAAGGGGACGCGTTACTTCTGGCATGCTCAGGGCCTTGTCATACATTCTGCTGGTTAGATGACAGCCAGCATTCTGTCTTCGAACATTCATGTTTCTGTActctgtgttttaaatacatgcaCAGGCCTTGGAAAATCattcaatattttcttctggtaGGAAGGGCTCACTTTGTCCTCggaaaaaaatcatgagagATCATGTGGCTATGTTTTTTATGACTTAATTTATGCCACAGCttttcccctgagttccagcATCAATTTGTTTCAAGATACAACTTTTTGACAAATACATTGCTGAAAAAAAGGCACAATTTTAATTATTGTTGAAGCTGCTTGTCTTGTGTAGAAGACTCCTTTTTTGAGTTCAGTTTAGATGTTGAGAGCTTCATATGTAAACCTTTATATGCAATGGTACTTATCAGCtgaattctttgatatcaaagTTATGGTAGGTGTTTTTATAGTACAATCTAATACAAAAGCCCAGCCCATTGTAAAGGAAAATGTGCCCTACTTGACTGAACTCTGTACTCTAAATGAGTGTTTTACTTTTTATCATGTTCATGTTAGGTCAGTTAAATGACCTTGAGAAGCTGAGCATGAGCATGCAAGTCTTGTCTTCCTGCACTCACAGTTGGTTTCTAGGCCAGTTGTGTTTTCAGGCTCTTGTTACTGCACAAGGTAACTAGTCAATTGGTTTTCAGTATTGAGTAGGTGTTTGCAATCTGCACTTAATTTAGAGCTGCTGTGTTTATGGTCCTAGAACTCAAGGATTAGTTTAAAACTATAGTTCAGGTATGCCAGCATGAACTGTTTGACACAGTGATACGTATTGTATATTTAGCGGCTCTGTGGGAGAATGTACAGTTAAGAATAGGTGTAAAACAAAGATGAACATGGAAGTGCGCATGTGATGCGTATGAACTATGAATTTGtggatttttaatttacatatacTGATTATGAAACTAGGGGAATGGAGTTTGATGTGTGAAACAGTGGGCTTACATGTCTGTCACTGAGTGACTCCTGAAACTTACAGGTCTTCCTCTTCTGGCTTATGGTTGTGTCTATAAGTTGTGGAATGTGAATAACTAGCTCTTCAagtatattttggttttgttctagGAACCAGAGAAATGGCCACTACTCAATCTGTCTTCACATTTGCTCTCTGCATTTTAATGATAACTGAATTAATACTGGCCACAGAGAGCTATTACGATATCTTAGGAGTTCCAAAAAATGCATCGGACCGCCAGATCAAGAAGGCATTTCACAAGCTGGCTATGAAGTACCACCCAGACAAAAATAAGAGTCCTGGTGCAGAAGCGAAATTTAGAGAAATTGCTGAAGGTAATATATGCTAACCTTAGTCTTAATAATTCTATACATGACTTAAACCTGTGAGCAAATGTGATAACTTGTTATACTCCTTTTATGTCTTATTCCGTGAaaacagatattatttttttccttaattctaCTTCTGTGCTGTCAAATGTCCAATATTGGTATCTGACTTGTTCTTGTGTCCTTGCACATAGGCCTTTTACACAGTTTATGTATTCCTGCTTCTTAGGCTTTTTGGTTTATGCCTCTTGGCACAAAATACACTTGGCAGTAGGACAGCTTTAGCCCTGGGAGGTTAATTCTTATCTTTTGATCTGTCTAGTAAGATGTAGCTCAGGATTACTAGAGCTTCAGGGGGACCTAACAACAACCTTCCAGTAACTACGGGGAGATTATAAAAAAGACGCGACAGGGTGCTTCAGTGGTTCATGGGGGGAGTACAAGAGACAACAAGTGAAAGAGGTTCAGAGTCAttataaggaaaatatttttcaccttGAGGATAGGCTAGTGTTGGAACAGGTGCTTAGAGAGGTTCTGCAGTCTCCAACCTTGGAGATATTCCAGAAGTGAGTGGATAAAGCCCTGTGTAACCTAGTCTGGTAACTGACCCTACTTCTGAGAAGGTTAAAGACCTTCTGAGGTCACTTCCAACTTCTGAATTATCCTGTGAGCCTAGGAATGCACCACTCATAAGTGTTCTATGATAAAACGTAATGATGGAAGCAAATAATCAAACACAGAAGACGACTTGCTGAAAAATAAGGTGCTCCTACTTCTGCTCCCCATATTGTTACAACGTGCATCTATTAGTGTCGTTCTAACTAGGGTAATAATATTTCTGGGTTTTACCTTCTTGTCTGCAGAAGAactcttttgaaagaaaggtTGTCATTAATGTAATGAAAGGGAGGGACAGTCTTTTTAGATACTTACTGCAGTTGTTAGCTCCTATTGCAGGAGGAACTGGGAACTCTTTAAGTCAGCATTGAATATATAGAATAATTGCAAGCCTTTGACAGATAAGAaaatggaagtgtttaaaattcTTAATGTTACCAGAACAGGCATATTATCTGTTTGTACCTTGGAACACTAGTAGCTGTAGTTCTGGATCAAAGGTCGGATGAAAACCTAATTCCATTTCAGGTATGTCCAATCACAAAATATAGGTTTACTATTGAACTTTTGAAAAAATGGTAATTTGGACATAGGAGAAATTAATTCCCTTTATCTCCTTGATATTTATCTTGTGGCTAGTTGTAACTGCAGTGTAGTTGGAACTCACTAGCTGGCTGGCGAGTAGTTTTGAAGACATTTCACTGTGTTTCTTTGACAGGAATGCAGCAGGCAATTAATTTTGTTAGGATGAGTTAGgagctctgccttcctccttcaGTCTTTCTGATTGTCATGTatcattgctgttttctttcaaatataaaCACTAATCTTTATTGCTAGTTAAACTATGTTTTATTACTGTGGATATTAAATTTTGAGGATATAATTTGCCCACATAGTATagctatttttattataataaataaaaagttattttgaaacagCTTATTTTAGTTTGGGGAAAGTTGAACAAATACTGAGCTTGATTAGGCTTGTGTGTTGAATGAATGTTGCTTGAAATTTGTCCTGTTAACGGAGTGGAAGAAAGCTGTTCTTTgtctttgtgtatttttttgtttgttttaaataggaatgtaaataaacttttgaaactttttttttaatggaaatagcATATGAAACATTATCAGATGAGAATAAACGAAGAGAATATGATCAGTTTGGCCGTCACGGAGGACAAGGAAATAGTGGAAGCCCATTCCATCAGTCATTTAATTTCAACTTTGATGATCTGTTCAAAGACTTTGACCTCTTTAGTCAAAACTCACGGTcaaaaaagcactttgaaaatcaCTTCCGAAGTCATCGGGAAGCTCACAATCGGCAAAGACGTTCTTTCCAAGAGTTCTCCTTTGGAGGTGGACTGTTTGATGATGTGtttgaaaatatggaaaaaatgttttcgTTTAGTGACTTTGAAAATGCACACCGACATGCGGTGCGAACTGATACCAGGTTTCACGGATCCAGCAAGCACTGTAGGACTGTCACTCAGAGACGAGGAAACATGGTTACTACATATACGGACTGTTCTGGACAataatgtttccttttcatctcttttcttctttcaacaTCTTCGTAatatttcttggttttgtgcTAACATGGAAAAATTCTTCAGACTGTTTGTTCTAAAAAACACTTAACTGCTATAAAGAAATTGTAGATGAAACTAATCTTCAGAATAGAAAGAACAGGCATTTGGGAAGTAAGTGTCTCAGTAACTACCTAGAATGGGAGAGAAATAATCTcatatgacagaaaaaaatcatatatatttctgtttagTTAACACTTTCTCTAAAGTTGAACTTCAACAcaagatatatatttttaatttcagaaatgtaatataatttttttcatatgccAATTCAGGACTGTTTGAGTTACTGGTGCATGGATTGCAGCAGAGAAGATACTTTAATTTtcaagtgctgcttttttttatcatgTCTTTCCAAATTTTCACTTGCAGTTTTTACCTGATGGGGACTTACTCTGCAAGTTATCTAATTTACTCAAAATACCAGAAATATGATTTACCTGGGTCTTAGTTACTTTGTCCAGCATtgcaaatgtattaaaaaaaaaactttttgaagTTGGAAAATAACGAGAGGGAATATGTTAAGATTGTGCTTCACCTGGGAGTATGATGTAGGAATTGCTTTTACTTCCAAATAGCCAGATTTCATTGGCCTGAAAAGATTTTAGGTTTTGAATAACCCTTGACATATTTAAGGGATGTTCATGTATGTAATTTTGTGTGCATAcaaggttttgggtttttttctttcaagatacAAATACCTCTTTAACAAGGTTTGGAAGAATATAGAAAACACTCTTCGTTTTATGCTTATTATATTACCATGTGTGCAGTGTAGTTTCCATAGCTCAGTTTATTGAACTTAAATACTCCTCTGTGCTCTTGTGAACTTAAGATAAGCTTGCCTACAGATTCCTAGTGTTTCTGGAAGgttctaaataaaatacagatagATTGTGTTTAGATTGACAGGCTTATTACCTGTCAGCAGGAATTTTTCAGCATTGTGATTTGAAAGGTAAATTCTTACCATAAACACAAGATAAACCTGAGAATTACAATTGTATTTATCTAATGCCTTGTGGTGCTTACTTTGCTAATCAGGACAGTACTAATGGGTATCAGTTTCAGCACCATGGAAACCCATAACTTGTCTATAAActgtttaaaactaaaaaaaccccaaacaacaaaaaaccaaacaacaacaacaaaaacaccaaaccaaaacaaaaaaccaacccacaacaAAACTTCTGAACACTTGAACTGCTGTCAGTCCAAaagtttgggtttattttttcactaGTAATACAGGCTTAGTATATTAAATAAGTTCCCCTTAGAGTTTACTGTCACCCACCTATTCCTGTCCCTTTAGAACTGTGAGATAAGAATTTACCTTTCAGATTGATTGGATGAGcaaaacaagcattttaaacAGCAGAGTTGTAAATAGGCTTTGAGTTCTTAAAATCTTTATCAAAAGAGGTTTAATCCTTTGCTTCAAAAATGGATTTTGAAAGCTGCCTATTTGCTAAGTAACTTTAACCTTCCCCTCAAGGGTATATATTATTGCTTGTTCAGTTTTCATTCACTAAATACTTGGAATGGATTGTTGCATTATAttaagtgctttttcttttccatgttcttctttatttattaatagACTAATACCTCATATATGGTCTTTATAAAAAGCCAGTAATTTGTGCAAGATTATCGGAATGTGCAATATTCTTATAGTAGGAAAAGTGCTGGAGTGAGTGTGTTTTATTTCCACCCTTTTTCTGTGCAAGTAGaaatttttagtttcttctgtGTAATTAATGTATGATTCAACCAAAAGTTCTAATTCATGtagatttctgcattttttaacatACATCAGTCCTGTGCATCACGTTATCTGCCTGATTAATATCATATGGGCATCCAAGTGAACAAATTCCTGAAGTTCTGAATTACTTTCACAAATACCAATTTTTTTAGAGGGCATTTCTGATGCATTTGAGGAgaatttttcatgctttatCAGCTTTCAAAAGGTGGTCTTTAGTATGAAATGTAAGAGAGTATTAGCAAATGTGACTTAGGTATGATTGCTGGAACTTAAGAGGTGAGAGGCAACTCTAGAAGGAGGATGCAAAGGTAAAATGTTAATGCCTTTATTAATCTAGTGAGTATTTTCTTATATGTGGAAACAGCAGAATGAGCAGTTCTTAAGCGTGGGAGAAGGAATATTGAAGTTTCTTCTAGAAGCAAACCTTTGACTTCTCCAAAGGTAGTTTTCTCCAGTTACGAACTCGGGTCCATTCCCTAATCTTGAGTTAGAGGAATAACAGCTAAAATGAGCACTGTAAATTGTAGGAAACACAGCCGCCCCCAAGACTTAAGTCTGTTTTGAGTGACTGTATGAGTTCACCATCTTTTAGGCTAAACTTTTAGGTAAAAATTAAGGGTTCTTGGCTGTTTCTAGGTTAGCTTCCCTTCTTTAAGCATGATTCAAACTTTATTCATATAAAGTGTACTTGTTTGCCTtaatttttgaagttaaaaGTATGAAATGGATAATAAAATGATAGACCTGCTAGTTTTCTAGCTGATAGTACCTTAAAAAGACTTCCGCCTAGTCTATTTTTATCTGCTTCCATATTAGTTCTCTTAATGGCTTGTCACAGGAAGACCAACAAATACTTCCTATTACTCCTGTGGCTTCTCCAAGTGACCTTTCAGCTTGGTTTGGTTGTTGATCCAAGGTCAAATCTTAGGGAGAGCTTGCCATTAGTATTGCAGAGTCTAGTGTATGGCTATCCGTATGATTTTTCTATGATTGGTATGCTTTGAGTAGGCTTCAGGTGAAGAAATTTGGGCAGGCTTTCCTCCGCCAGCAGTCTGCAGTTTCATGGCTATCAGAACAGAAGCTTGCAAAATACGTTGCACTTCTCACTTATTCATAGCTCTTGCACATTCTTCTCCTATTTATAGTGATCGCCTCATGGCAGGCTCGCCAGCGGAAGTCTTGATACAACCTTCTGACATCCCTGACTTCAGAAGCTTAAGTGCCATCTTTGATCTCCTTATCTTGTGAAAAGACCCagcaaaacctatttttttgttgtgtgagggtgaaaaatacaattaattttttaaaggcatttatGCATATGTAACTCCAAATGGTTGAGTTTCTGTAACTTTACCAAAATTAGTGGGtttctttcatgtttgtttttcccaTTATGCTTTTGAAACACAGTATCTAGTGGAGATGAAAGTACTGTAAACTTAATTAGGGTACCATTACATTAAACATGTGACAACTGTTTGTGtgtgatgtcttttttttcttttttt
Encoded proteins:
- the DNAJB9 gene encoding dnaJ homolog subfamily B member 9 — translated: MATTQSVFTFALCILMITELILATESYYDILGVPKNASDRQIKKAFHKLAMKYHPDKNKSPGAEAKFREIAEAYETLSDENKRREYDQFGRHGGQGNSGSPFHQSFNFNFDDLFKDFDLFSQNSRSKKHFENHFRSHREAHNRQRRSFQEFSFGGGLFDDVFENMEKMFSFSDFENAHRHAVRTDTRFHGSSKHCRTVTQRRGNMVTTYTDCSGQ